One region of Solanum pennellii chromosome 6, SPENNV200 genomic DNA includes:
- the LOC107022919 gene encoding putative F-box protein At3g21170 — protein MENKKQDVISVPKEVVIEILRRVPGHDLAEKLKMVCMQWCSIIHTGSFAYLHIEQRIKSSSFSQMEAVIVAFDGNENRSVKISSLEWHTNDNENDHLFEDWKTKHLCTAKDALLGQNFNRLQNMVWANSVNGFVCFWSYFDKPRLHIFNPVTKEYLITPPNTYLGVGNFDLATAVGCGFCPVSYEYKVVVLDGNSEVIKPSIFTIGTDHSWRALRVIPHHNIINVVTTVYLKGMLYWYVTSTIEYSFRTRSSKSTLLCFDVSKEEFDVIVVPIEIPERSVSNVVEKGEKLCLVTLSYAPICSLLINVYVNIDDDDLSNLNSWKKEFTVTAPSIAYKLDLDDNVYTLIVTDEIVVIQLGDSNDRGFFHVATGKLLGLLSTRHGTLIPYKSSLVAFCHRPLLPSLS, from the exons atggaaaataaaaaacaagatGTCATTTCTGTACCCAAAGAAGTTGTTATTGAGATATTACGAAGAGTACCTGGCCATGATTTGGCTGAAAAGTTAAAGATGGTATGTATGCAATGGTGTTCGATTATACATACTGGGAGCTTTGCCTACTTACATATTGAACAGAGAATAAAATCCTCGTCGTTCTCTCAAATGGAAGCAGTTATTGTTGCTTTTGACGGAAATGAAAATCGTTCAGTTAAAATTTCTTCCTTGGAATGGCACActaatgataatgaaaatgatcatcTATTTGAAGATTGGAAGACTAAACACTTATGCACTGCAAAAGATGCACTATTAGGCCAGAACTTTAATCGTTTGCAGAACATGGTATGGGCCAATTCTGTGAATGGTTTCGTCTGTTTTTGGTCTTACTTTGATAAACCTCGTTTGCATATCTTCAATCCTGTCACTAAAGAATACCTCATAACTCCACCAAATACATATCTAG GGGTAGGAAATTTTGATTTGGCTACTGCTGTGGGCTGTGGATTTTGCCCAGTTTCATATGAATACAAGGTTGTTGTTCTTGATGGAAATTCGGAAGTGATTAAGCCTTCGATTTTCACTATTGGAACTGACCATTCATGGAGGGCTTTGAGAGTAATTCCTCATCACAATATTATAAATGTTGTTACAACTGTATATTTGAAGGGGATGTTATATTGGTACGTAACTTCTACAATTGAATATTCTTTTCGTACAAGAAGTTCAAAAAGTACTCTTCTTTGTTTTGATGTAAGTAAGGAAGAATTTGATGTGATTGTGGTACCAATTGAAATTCCTGAACGTTCTGTATCAAATGTAGTAGAAAAGGGCGAAAAGCTTTGTTTGGTAACATTAAGTTATGCTCCTATTTGCTCCCTCTTGATCAACGTATACGTTAacattgatgatgatgatctgAGTAACTTAAATTCGTGGAAGAAAGAGTTCACTGTGACTGCTCCGAGTATTGCATATAAATTGGATCTAGATGATAATGTGTACACCCTCATTGTTACTGATGAGATCGTGGTAATTCAACTTGGTGACAGCAATGACCGTGGATTTTTCCATGTTGCAACTGGAAAGCTGTTGGGATTACTTTCGACTAGGCACGGTACTTTGATCCCTTACAAGTCAAGTTTGGTTGCTTTTTGCCATCGACCATTACTTCCTTCCTTGTCTTGA
- the LOC107021034 gene encoding U2 small nuclear ribonucleoprotein B'', with the protein MMLTGDIPPNQTIYIKNLNEKVKKEELKRSLYCLFSQYGRIVDIVALKTPKLRGQSWVVFSEVTSASNAVRQMQNFPFYDKPMRIQYAKSKSDCIAKAEGTYDKKKKQDEKVEKRKRTEETPPQTGAANGSRADSNGGGPAAASRQGKPSAQDVAEPNNILFIQNLPYETTSMMLEVLFKQYPGFREVRMIEAKPGIAFVEFDDDVQSSVAMQALQGFKITPQNPMAITYAKK; encoded by the exons ATGATGCTTACGGGAGACATACCACCGAATCAAACTATTTACATTAAGAACTTAAACGAGAAGGTCAAGAAAgaag AGCTAAAGAGGTCTCTGTATTGCTTGTTCTCACAGTATGGGAGGATTGTCGATATAGTAGCTCTTAAGACTCCCAAACTTAGAGGACAATCATGGGTTGTGTTTAGTGAAGTAACATCTGCCAGTAATGCTGTGAGGCAAATGCAAAACTTCCCGTTTTACGACAAACCAATG CGGATACAATATGCGAAATCAAAGTCAGATTGTATTGCTAAGGCAGAGGGGACCTAtgacaagaaaaagaaacaagatgAAAAAG TGGAGAAAAGGAAACGTACTGAAGAAACTCCTCCGCAAACTGGTGCAGCTAATGGCTCAAGAGCTGACAGTAACGGTGGAGGTCCAGCT GCTGCATCTCGACAAGGAAAGCCAAGTGCTCAAGATGTTGCGGAACCAAATAATATTCTCTTTATACAGAATCTGCCCTACGAGACAACAAGCATGATGCTTGAAGTGCTCTTCAAACAGTATCCTGGCTTTAGAGAAGTTCGAATGATTGAAGCAAAGCCAGGTATTGCATTTGTGGAATTTGACGATGATGTCCAGTCTTCAGTCGCCATGCAGGCCCTTCAAGGCTTCAAAATCACACCCCAGAATCCCATGGCAATTACCTATGCCAAGAAATGA